In the Nicotiana tabacum cultivar K326 chromosome 16, ASM71507v2, whole genome shotgun sequence genome, one interval contains:
- the LOC107821211 gene encoding uncharacterized protein LOC107821211, whose protein sequence is MAERNNELLMRNHENRPTGSTPLPKEDEVYSHYANRGKSCGHIRGRGRGHILGRKFPGVNHPPPKNNFQKWKGKDEKRNAEGSETKCYRCGGKGHWAKICRIPKHLVELYQASLKNKDPEANLVYDNEFDITHLDVANFFEHPDEKINHLIGDGSVVRDN, encoded by the coding sequence ATGGCTGAACGAAACAATGAATTGCTTATGAGAAATCACGAAAATCGACCCactgggtctacaccattgcctAAAGAGGATGAGGTGTATTCTCATTATGCTAATCGTGGAAAAAGTTGTGGTCATATTCGTGGCCGTGGTCGTGGCCATATCTTAGGAAGAAAATTTCCTGGTGTTAATCATCCTCCACcgaaaaataatttccaaaaatggaaagggaaagatgagaagcGAAACGCAGAGGGTTCAGAAACTAAATGCTATCGTTGCGGTGGAAAAGGGCATTGGGCAAAAATTTGTCGCATACCAAAacatttggttgagctttatcaagcatctctgAAGAATAAAGACCCTGAAGCCAATCTTGTCTATGacaatgaatttgacatcacTCACTTGGATGTGGCAAATTTTTTTGAGCACCCTGATGAAAAAATAAACCACTTGATCGGTGATGGATCTGTGGTTAGAGATAATTGA